A genome region from Flavobacterium sp. CFS9 includes the following:
- the kbl gene encoding glycine C-acetyltransferase, with protein MYGKIKEHLQNELQTIEENGIFKKERIITSAQDAEITISTGEKVLNFCANNYLGLSSHPEVVKAAKDAMDTHGFGMSSVRFICGTQDIHKTLEKKIADFYGTEDTILYAAAFDANGGVFEPLLGENDAVISDSLNHASIIDGVRLCKAARYRYENSNMEDLEQQLIKANEAGARFKLIVTDGVFSMDGLVAPLDKICDLADKYDAMVMVDECHAAGFIGATGKGTLEAKGVMGRVDIITGTLGKALGGAMGGYTTAKKEIIELLRQRSRPYLFSNSLAPAIVGASIKVFELLEKDTTLRDKLEWNTNYFKEGMKKAGFDIIDGDSAIVPVMLYDAKLSQTMANELLKQGIYVIGFFFPVVPKEKARIRVQLSAAHTKEHLDRAIDAFTVVGQMLKVI; from the coding sequence ATGTACGGTAAAATAAAAGAACATTTGCAAAATGAGTTGCAAACAATTGAAGAAAACGGAATTTTCAAGAAAGAACGCATTATAACTTCGGCGCAAGATGCTGAGATAACGATTTCTACAGGAGAAAAAGTGTTGAATTTTTGTGCTAATAATTATTTAGGGCTTTCATCACATCCAGAAGTAGTAAAAGCAGCAAAAGATGCTATGGATACACATGGTTTTGGAATGTCATCAGTACGTTTTATTTGCGGAACACAGGATATTCATAAGACCTTAGAGAAGAAGATTGCAGATTTCTATGGTACAGAAGATACTATTCTTTATGCAGCAGCTTTTGATGCCAATGGTGGTGTTTTTGAGCCTTTGTTAGGAGAGAACGATGCTGTTATTTCAGACAGTCTGAATCATGCGTCTATTATCGATGGGGTTCGTTTGTGTAAAGCGGCGCGTTACCGTTATGAAAATAGTAATATGGAAGATTTGGAGCAGCAATTAATTAAAGCAAATGAGGCAGGTGCTCGTTTCAAATTAATTGTTACTGATGGAGTTTTCTCTATGGACGGTCTGGTAGCGCCTCTTGATAAAATTTGTGACCTGGCAGATAAGTACGATGCTATGGTGATGGTGGATGAATGTCATGCTGCAGGATTTATCGGGGCAACCGGAAAAGGAACTCTCGAGGCAAAAGGAGTTATGGGAAGAGTTGATATTATTACCGGAACCCTTGGTAAAGCTTTAGGCGGGGCAATGGGAGGTTATACAACTGCTAAAAAAGAGATTATAGAATTGCTGCGTCAGCGTTCAAGGCCATATTTATTCTCAAATTCACTGGCACCGGCTATTGTTGGAGCCTCAATTAAAGTATTTGAATTATTGGAAAAAGATACTACGTTGAGAGATAAATTAGAATGGAATACAAATTACTTTAAAGAAGGAATGAAAAAAGCCGGTTTTGATATCATTGACGGAGATTCGGCAATCGTTCCGGTGATGTTATATGATGCGAAATTGTCGCAGACTATGGCGAATGAATTATTGAAACAAGGCATTTATGTAATCGGATTCTTCTTCCCTGTAGTACCTAAAGAAAAAGCAAGGATTAGAGTGCAATTATCGGCTGCGCATACAAAAGAGCACTTAGACAGGGCTATAGATGCTTTCACAGTTGTCGGACAAATGTTAAAAGTTATATAA
- a CDS encoding UvrD-helicase domain-containing protein — protein MQSPSFSIYDASAGSGKTYTLVKEYLKIILSSPKNDAYRNILAITFTNKAVHEMKSRIVGSLSEFAKEDPSAKAVDLMEDLSRDTGLSIIKIKIKSQNIIKHLIHNYAAFDISTIDKFTHKVIRAFAHDLNLPMTFEVTLDTENLLVEAVDAIIAQAGQDETLTKLLVDFTMEKTDDDKSWDVSREILETGRLVLNENNRNEISHFQDKSIEEFIVIKKKMLALCKELESESENFAIEALALIEKNGIDLKSFSRGTFPNHLESIRDGKFNPRNKTFHEFDDIAINKTAKDRALIENIIPELLQILVKIYKNFEKRDFYKAFLKNITPLSLLNTVSNELAKIQSEQNVLSISEFNAIIHREIQNQPAPFIYERLGEKYRHFFIDEFQDTSEMQWQNLIPLIHNSLSGEDDFGNKGTLMIVGDPKQSIYRWRGGKAEQFIELGKEENTFFNHKKEVKHLDTNYRSYSEVIEFNNDFFKLISAEFTNEDYKDLYENHSFQNINSKKGGYVSIAFLPVIEKSDYADEEEVVEKSDLYVLATLNTIQKVLREGFEYKDIVILTRKRGQGIAIANYLTEQNIPLLSSETLMIQNATEVRLIVCLLKYLNNSADLESKANFLHFLGSNKEVQMPIHDFIASGMSQKKEDDFEKWLLTFDVSLSFEDVRKKSLYEAVEIIIAKFILPDEGNAYVQFFLDIVLERDMRNQAGIADFLSYWDKNAEKFSIPSPEGNNAVRIMTIHKSKGLEFPVVIMPFAEEDYNRKPKDKLWLDTEDVNLDVPKALIDNSSAVEGFGESASAVFNLKKQEELLDNINVLYVALTRAEEQLYVISQGMKERKDGELPSNMASFFIRYLMHKGVYDAERLEYEFGSKTRLSNAVKSVDLVKTIPVVSEVLNPKNIKIAQREALMWGTHQQEAIAYGNIVHEILAFVKDRSDVDLAIAKGIENGLITNDQVDMVAKTLQEIVNHPELSICFDGNATILNEQTIVQKEGRILKPDRIVLTSNKEAYLLDYKTGAINSKYTRQIQEYEEAIEDLGYKVLKKALVYIGSEIDVVNL, from the coding sequence ATGCAAAGTCCGTCTTTCTCTATCTATGATGCATCTGCAGGCTCCGGAAAGACCTATACTTTGGTAAAAGAGTATCTTAAAATTATTCTTTCTTCTCCAAAGAACGATGCTTATCGCAACATTTTGGCCATTACATTCACCAATAAAGCAGTTCATGAAATGAAAAGCCGTATTGTTGGAAGTTTGTCTGAGTTTGCAAAAGAGGATCCTTCTGCAAAAGCAGTCGATTTGATGGAGGATTTGTCTAGAGATACAGGCCTTTCGATTATTAAGATTAAAATAAAATCTCAAAATATTATCAAGCACTTAATTCATAATTATGCTGCTTTTGATATTTCTACCATCGATAAATTTACACACAAAGTAATTCGTGCTTTTGCGCATGATCTTAATCTGCCAATGACTTTTGAAGTCACTTTGGATACAGAGAATTTACTGGTTGAGGCGGTTGATGCTATAATTGCACAAGCCGGTCAGGACGAAACATTGACTAAGCTGCTGGTTGATTTCACGATGGAAAAAACCGACGACGATAAAAGTTGGGATGTTTCTCGTGAGATCTTAGAAACAGGAAGATTGGTTCTGAATGAAAATAATCGGAATGAGATTTCTCATTTTCAGGATAAATCGATCGAAGAATTTATTGTGATTAAGAAGAAAATGCTCGCTCTGTGCAAAGAACTTGAATCCGAGAGCGAAAATTTTGCCATTGAGGCACTTGCTTTAATCGAAAAAAATGGAATTGATCTGAAGTCATTCTCCCGCGGAACATTTCCAAACCATTTAGAAAGTATTCGTGACGGGAAATTCAACCCACGAAATAAAACTTTCCATGAATTCGATGATATTGCTATTAATAAAACGGCAAAAGACCGTGCGTTAATTGAAAATATAATACCTGAACTGCTTCAGATTTTGGTAAAAATCTATAAGAATTTCGAAAAAAGAGATTTTTATAAAGCCTTTCTGAAAAACATTACGCCACTTTCGCTGTTGAATACCGTTAGTAATGAATTGGCTAAAATTCAATCGGAACAAAATGTATTGTCAATTTCTGAATTCAATGCCATTATTCACCGTGAGATTCAGAATCAGCCTGCGCCTTTTATTTATGAGCGTTTGGGAGAGAAATACCGCCATTTTTTTATCGATGAATTTCAGGATACCTCCGAGATGCAATGGCAAAATCTGATTCCGCTGATTCATAATTCCCTTTCCGGAGAAGATGATTTTGGAAATAAGGGAACGCTGATGATTGTGGGAGATCCGAAACAATCTATTTACCGATGGCGAGGAGGAAAAGCAGAGCAGTTTATAGAATTAGGAAAAGAAGAAAATACTTTTTTCAACCACAAAAAAGAGGTTAAGCACTTAGATACAAATTACCGCAGTTATAGTGAGGTAATTGAATTTAATAACGATTTTTTTAAATTAATTTCGGCAGAATTTACCAATGAAGATTACAAAGATTTGTATGAAAATCATAGTTTTCAGAACATAAATTCAAAGAAGGGAGGATATGTCAGTATTGCCTTTCTGCCTGTGATCGAGAAATCAGATTACGCAGACGAAGAAGAAGTAGTTGAAAAATCGGATCTGTATGTTTTAGCAACTTTAAATACCATTCAAAAAGTCCTTCGGGAAGGTTTTGAGTACAAAGATATTGTAATCTTAACCCGAAAAAGAGGGCAGGGAATTGCTATCGCGAATTATCTAACGGAGCAAAATATCCCGCTTTTGTCGTCTGAAACCCTGATGATTCAAAATGCAACAGAGGTGCGTTTGATAGTTTGTCTGCTGAAATATTTAAACAACAGCGCTGATTTAGAGTCGAAAGCTAATTTTCTTCATTTTTTGGGATCCAATAAAGAAGTTCAGATGCCGATTCATGATTTTATCGCCTCAGGAATGTCTCAAAAAAAGGAGGATGATTTTGAAAAATGGCTTTTAACTTTTGATGTTTCGCTTTCTTTTGAAGATGTTCGTAAAAAATCCTTGTATGAGGCGGTTGAAATTATAATTGCGAAATTTATTCTTCCTGATGAAGGAAATGCATACGTTCAGTTCTTTTTAGATATTGTTTTAGAGCGAGATATGAGAAATCAGGCAGGAATAGCTGACTTTTTAAGTTATTGGGATAAAAATGCGGAGAAATTTAGCATTCCGTCTCCTGAGGGAAATAATGCTGTTAGAATCATGACGATTCATAAATCAAAAGGATTGGAGTTTCCGGTTGTGATTATGCCATTTGCAGAAGAAGACTACAATCGAAAACCAAAAGATAAATTATGGCTTGACACTGAAGATGTAAATTTAGATGTTCCGAAAGCTTTGATCGATAATAGTAGTGCGGTTGAAGGCTTCGGTGAGAGTGCTTCGGCTGTTTTTAATTTGAAAAAACAGGAAGAGCTGCTGGATAATATAAATGTTTTGTATGTAGCTTTGACACGTGCTGAAGAGCAGTTGTATGTGATATCGCAAGGAATGAAAGAACGGAAAGATGGTGAATTGCCCAGTAATATGGCTTCCTTTTTTATTCGATATTTAATGCATAAAGGGGTTTATGATGCGGAAAGATTAGAGTATGAGTTTGGTAGTAAAACTAGACTTTCGAATGCTGTAAAATCAGTTGATTTGGTAAAGACGATTCCTGTTGTTTCAGAAGTTTTAAATCCAAAAAATATTAAAATTGCACAGCGGGAGGCTTTAATGTGGGGAACGCATCAGCAGGAAGCAATTGCTTACGGTAATATAGTTCACGAAATTCTGGCTTTTGTTAAGGACAGGTCAGATGTGGATCTGGCCATTGCAAAGGGAATTGAGAATGGATTGATTACAAACGACCAGGTTGATATGGTGGCAAAGACACTTCAGGAAATAGTGAATCATCCGGAGCTGAGTATCTGTTTTGATGGGAATGCAACTATTTTGAACGAACAGACAATTGTTCAGAAAGAAGGCAGGATTTTAAAACCCGATCGTATTGTTCTGACTTCAAACAAAGAAGCCTATTTGTTAGATTATAAAACAGGAGCGATAAATTCAAAATATACCAGGCAAATTCAGGAGTATGAGGAAGCTATAGAGGATTTGGGATATAAAGTGTTAAAAAAGGCGTTGGTATACATCGGATCAGAAATCGATGTAGTAAATTTGTGA
- a CDS encoding lipoprotein signal peptidase, whose protein sequence is MSLRKAYLLIFLVLIVDQLSKIYVKTNFVLGDEVVVFDWFRIHFIENEGMAWGTKIPGEYGKLILTVFRIFAVFGIGYWLADSVKKRYSNYLIVAIALIFAGAAGNIIDSVFYGIIFDASHGNLATLFSPEPYGTWFHGLVVDMFYFPIWRGTLPAWFPLWGGEEVSFFNAIFNVADVAISTGVGILLVFNKRAFPKTA, encoded by the coding sequence ATGTCATTACGAAAAGCGTATTTGCTTATATTCTTAGTTTTAATTGTTGATCAGCTTTCAAAAATCTATGTAAAAACAAACTTTGTTTTAGGCGATGAAGTGGTAGTTTTTGACTGGTTTAGAATTCATTTTATTGAAAATGAGGGAATGGCCTGGGGAACTAAAATTCCCGGAGAATATGGTAAATTGATTTTAACCGTTTTCAGAATCTTTGCCGTATTCGGAATTGGATACTGGTTAGCCGATTCGGTTAAGAAGCGCTATTCTAATTATTTAATCGTTGCTATTGCTTTGATTTTTGCCGGAGCAGCCGGAAATATAATCGATTCAGTATTCTACGGAATTATTTTTGATGCCAGTCATGGTAATTTGGCAACTCTTTTCTCGCCGGAACCTTACGGAACATGGTTTCATGGTTTAGTTGTAGATATGTTTTATTTTCCAATCTGGAGAGGTACTTTGCCAGCCTGGTTTCCTTTATGGGGAGGTGAAGAAGTTTCTTTTTTTAATGCGATCTTTAATGTTGCCGATGTAGCAATTTCTACAGGAGTGGGTATATTGTTGGTTTTTAATAAAAGAGCATTTCCTAAAACAGCATAA
- a CDS encoding roadblock/LC7 domain-containing protein, giving the protein MNEITTTLNDFLLNTKSSAALIINGKGKLITSLHLDYADSIAAMSSAIVSMSDKLLLDLEKGSLKQLFLKTAEGVIIGNKISGTNFIITFSKDGSNLGLLLRSTEETAAELSKNSLLK; this is encoded by the coding sequence ATGAATGAAATCACAACTACTCTAAACGACTTTCTCCTTAATACCAAATCTTCCGCAGCATTAATCATCAATGGAAAAGGAAAACTAATCACATCACTTCACTTAGACTATGCAGACAGTATTGCCGCAATGAGTTCTGCCATAGTATCGATGAGCGACAAATTATTATTAGATCTCGAAAAAGGCTCATTAAAACAACTCTTTTTAAAAACTGCCGAAGGAGTTATTATCGGAAACAAAATAAGCGGCACAAATTTCATTATTACATTTTCAAAAGACGGAAGCAATCTGGGTTTATTACTACGATCGACTGAAGAAACTGCTGCCGAGTTAAGCAAAAATTCACTGTTAAAATAA
- a CDS encoding TraR/DksA C4-type zinc finger protein, with amino-acid sequence MIDEITRYSDADLAEFKEIIQSKIQKAQADLDLIKSAYMNDLNNGTDDTSPTFKAFEEGSETMSKEANSQLAIRQEKFIRDLKNALFRVENKTYGICKVTGKLISKERLKIVPHATMSIEAKNLQR; translated from the coding sequence ATGATAGATGAAATTACAAGATACTCTGATGCTGATTTAGCAGAGTTCAAAGAAATAATTCAAAGCAAAATACAAAAAGCACAAGCTGATCTGGATTTGATAAAGAGTGCTTATATGAATGATTTGAATAACGGAACAGATGATACTTCTCCAACTTTTAAAGCATTTGAAGAAGGAAGCGAAACAATGTCTAAAGAAGCAAACTCACAGTTGGCGATCAGACAGGAAAAGTTCATACGCGATCTAAAAAACGCATTATTCCGTGTTGAAAATAAAACCTATGGTATTTGTAAAGTAACAGGTAAATTAATCAGCAAAGAAAGGCTTAAAATCGTTCCTCATGCTACAATGAGTATCGAAGCTAAAAACTTGCAGAGATAA
- the ileS gene encoding isoleucine--tRNA ligase encodes MSTKFTEYKGLDLPTVASEVLDFWKKENIFEKSVSTREGAEPYVFFEGPPSANGLPGIHHVMARAIKDIFCRYKTQKGFQVKRKAGWDTHGLPVELGTEKELGITKEDIGKTISIEEYNEACKKTVMRYTDVWNDLTEKMGYWVDMEDPYVTYKPKYMESVWWLLKQIYDKGLLYKGYTIQPYSPKAGTGLSSHEVNQPGAYRDVTDTTIVAQFKSVSKFEEGANEVERAFNLDKASFGYNNEFYFLAWTTTPWTLPSNTALTVGPKIDYVLVKTFNQYTFEPVNVILAKNLVGKQFSKGYFLSEDDADFDNVKNGDKKLPYKILAETKGTSLVGIRYEQLLPYVLPYQNAENAFRVIAGDFVTTEDGTGIVHTAPTFGADDAKVAKEAKPEVPPMLVLDENGTAVPLVDLQGRFTSHVGDLAGKYVKNEYYDAGQAPERSVDVEIAIRLKEENKAFKVEKYVHSYPHSWRTDEPLLYYPLDSWFIKVTDVKDRMFDLNETINWKPKSTGEGRFGNWLKNANDWNLSRSRYWGIPLPIWRTEDKKEEVLIGSVEELYNAIEKSIEAGFQKENPFKGFEIGNMSESNYDLVDLHKNVVDGITLVSASGQPMKRESDLIDVWFDSGAMPYAQWHYPFENKDKIDENKDFPANFIAEGVDQTRGWFYTLHAIGTLVFDKVAYKNVVSNGLVLDKNGQKMSKRLGNATDPFETIKEYGPDATRWYMISNANPWDNLKFDIEGIAEVRRKFFGTLYNTYSFFSLYANIDGFKYAEAEIPLNERPEIDQWIMSELHTLIKFVDECYEDYEPTKAARAISDFVQENLSNWYVRLCRRRFWKGEYAHDKIAAYQTLYTCLLTISKLSAPIAPFFMDKLYRDLTGSTQTEQFASVHLAEFPKFVENFVNKTLESKMQKAQTISSLVLSLRKKEMIKVRQPLQKVMIPVLDENQRAEIEAISELVKAEVNVKEIVLLDDDSGILVKQIKPNFKALGPRFGKDMGLISKEIQSFSADQINQLDKQGALDIVIAGNTVTLSLEDVEITSQDIEGWLVANSNGITVALDITISEELRNEGIARELVNRIQNIRKDSGFEVTDKIKVQIKRSGLLEEAILKNEDYIKSETLTDDLVFVDALENGTEIEFDDIKTMILISK; translated from the coding sequence ATGAGCACAAAATTTACTGAATACAAAGGACTTGACTTGCCAACAGTAGCGTCAGAAGTACTTGATTTTTGGAAGAAAGAAAATATATTTGAAAAGAGTGTAAGTACCCGTGAAGGTGCTGAGCCTTATGTGTTTTTTGAAGGTCCGCCTTCAGCAAACGGATTGCCGGGAATTCACCACGTAATGGCTCGTGCAATTAAAGATATTTTCTGTCGTTACAAAACTCAAAAAGGTTTTCAGGTAAAAAGAAAAGCCGGTTGGGATACTCACGGATTGCCTGTAGAATTGGGTACCGAAAAAGAACTTGGAATTACAAAAGAAGATATTGGTAAAACCATTTCTATCGAAGAATATAACGAAGCGTGTAAAAAAACCGTAATGCGTTATACTGATGTATGGAATGATTTGACCGAAAAAATGGGATATTGGGTAGATATGGAAGATCCGTATGTAACTTACAAACCTAAATATATGGAATCTGTATGGTGGCTTTTGAAACAAATCTATGATAAAGGTTTGTTGTACAAAGGATACACGATTCAGCCTTATTCACCTAAAGCCGGAACAGGATTGTCTTCTCACGAAGTAAATCAGCCCGGAGCGTATCGTGATGTTACGGATACTACGATCGTAGCGCAGTTTAAAAGTGTTTCAAAATTTGAAGAAGGGGCAAATGAAGTTGAAAGAGCTTTTAATCTAGATAAAGCTTCTTTCGGATATAATAATGAATTTTATTTCCTTGCATGGACAACAACTCCCTGGACATTGCCATCGAATACAGCTTTGACTGTTGGACCAAAGATTGATTATGTTTTAGTCAAAACTTTCAATCAATATACTTTTGAACCTGTAAATGTAATTTTAGCTAAAAATCTAGTTGGAAAACAATTCTCAAAAGGATATTTCTTAAGTGAAGATGATGCTGATTTTGACAATGTGAAAAACGGCGATAAAAAACTTCCGTACAAAATTTTAGCTGAAACAAAAGGAACAAGTTTGGTTGGAATTCGTTACGAGCAATTACTGCCTTATGTATTACCATATCAAAATGCTGAGAATGCATTTAGAGTAATCGCCGGAGATTTCGTTACTACCGAAGACGGAACAGGAATTGTGCATACCGCTCCTACTTTTGGTGCTGATGATGCTAAAGTTGCAAAAGAAGCAAAACCGGAAGTGCCGCCAATGTTAGTTTTAGACGAAAATGGGACAGCAGTTCCTTTAGTTGATTTGCAAGGAAGATTTACTTCACATGTAGGTGATTTGGCAGGAAAATATGTGAAAAATGAATATTATGATGCAGGTCAGGCGCCGGAGCGTTCTGTAGATGTTGAAATTGCTATTCGATTAAAAGAAGAAAATAAAGCCTTTAAGGTTGAAAAATACGTACATAGTTATCCACACAGTTGGAGAACTGATGAGCCGTTATTATATTATCCGCTAGACTCATGGTTTATTAAAGTAACCGATGTCAAAGATAGAATGTTCGACCTGAACGAAACTATCAATTGGAAACCTAAGTCTACTGGTGAAGGACGTTTTGGAAACTGGCTGAAAAATGCTAACGACTGGAACTTATCTCGTTCTAGATATTGGGGGATTCCGTTGCCAATTTGGAGAACAGAAGACAAAAAAGAAGAAGTTCTTATTGGTTCTGTTGAAGAATTGTATAATGCGATCGAAAAATCTATCGAAGCAGGTTTTCAAAAAGAAAACCCATTCAAAGGTTTTGAAATCGGAAATATGTCTGAATCAAATTATGATTTAGTTGACCTGCATAAAAATGTAGTTGACGGAATTACTTTGGTTTCAGCTTCAGGCCAGCCAATGAAACGTGAAAGCGATTTGATTGACGTTTGGTTTGATTCGGGAGCGATGCCTTATGCACAATGGCATTACCCTTTTGAGAATAAAGATAAAATCGATGAGAATAAAGATTTCCCTGCGAATTTTATCGCAGAAGGTGTCGATCAGACTCGTGGATGGTTTTATACACTGCACGCAATCGGAACTTTAGTTTTTGATAAAGTTGCGTACAAGAATGTAGTTTCGAATGGTTTGGTTCTGGATAAAAACGGACAAAAAATGTCGAAACGATTAGGAAATGCAACAGATCCTTTTGAAACAATTAAGGAGTACGGTCCTGATGCCACACGTTGGTACATGATCTCTAACGCAAATCCATGGGATAACTTAAAGTTTGATATTGAAGGAATTGCTGAGGTTCGTCGAAAGTTCTTCGGGACCCTGTATAATACGTATTCCTTCTTCTCGTTATATGCCAATATTGATGGGTTTAAATATGCTGAAGCTGAAATTCCGTTAAACGAAAGACCGGAAATCGATCAGTGGATCATGTCGGAATTACATACTTTGATAAAATTTGTTGACGAATGTTATGAAGATTATGAGCCTACGAAAGCAGCAAGGGCTATTTCTGACTTCGTACAGGAAAACCTGAGTAACTGGTACGTTCGTTTGTGTCGTCGTCGTTTCTGGAAAGGTGAATACGCTCATGATAAAATTGCAGCCTATCAAACGCTTTACACTTGTTTATTAACGATAAGTAAATTAAGCGCTCCGATCGCTCCTTTTTTCATGGATAAATTATACCGCGATTTAACAGGTTCGACGCAAACAGAGCAATTTGCCAGTGTTCACTTGGCAGAGTTCCCGAAATTTGTCGAAAACTTTGTTAATAAAACGTTAGAAAGTAAAATGCAGAAGGCGCAAACTATATCGTCTTTGGTTTTGTCACTGCGTAAAAAGGAAATGATTAAAGTACGTCAACCTTTGCAAAAGGTAATGATTCCGGTACTTGACGAGAATCAGAGGGCCGAAATTGAAGCGATTTCCGAACTTGTAAAAGCAGAAGTTAACGTTAAAGAAATTGTGCTTTTAGACGATGATTCAGGTATTTTGGTGAAACAAATTAAGCCTAATTTTAAAGCTCTTGGGCCACGTTTCGGAAAGGATATGGGATTGATTTCCAAAGAGATACAGTCTTTTTCGGCAGATCAGATCAATCAATTGGACAAGCAGGGAGCATTGGATATTGTAATTGCAGGAAATACCGTAACTTTATCATTAGAAGATGTCGAAATAACATCTCAGGATATTGAAGGCTGGCTGGTTGCAAATTCAAATGGAATTACGGTTGCACTTGATATCACAATTTCAGAAGAATTGAGAAACGAAGGAATCGCGAGAGAATTGGTAAACAGAATTCAAAACATTCGTAAAGATTCAGGATTTGAAGTTACCGATAAAATTAAAGTTCAAATAAAAAGAAGCGGCCTTTTAGAAGAGGCAATTCTAAAAAATGAAGACTATATTAAGTCTGAGACACTGACTGATGATTTGGTTTTTGTTGACGCTTTGGAAAACGGCACAGAAATTGAATTTGATGACATTAAAACAATGATATTAATTTCAAAATAA
- the recO gene encoding DNA repair protein RecO produces MLVKTKAIVISSLKFQEKSLIVKCFTLSHGLKSYFVRDAFSSRKASQKIAYFQPLSVLEIEAMHKNKGTLETFKEIKTAVPFQSIHTDLVKSTMVMFLSEMLHYSIQEEEKNEAFFVFLETALSWLDHHDEISNFHLILLLEATKYFGFYPDVSEVEFSYFEMIDGVFTLFHGTNTLTEHETNLFKKLIDLKFENDQKVFHVTERQILLKILIDYYSFHLEGFKKPKSLEVLKEIFS; encoded by the coding sequence TTGCTAGTTAAAACCAAAGCAATAGTAATTTCATCGTTAAAATTTCAGGAAAAAAGTCTGATCGTAAAGTGCTTTACACTTTCACACGGACTAAAATCCTATTTTGTACGAGATGCCTTTTCGAGTCGGAAAGCAAGTCAGAAAATTGCTTATTTTCAGCCCTTGTCTGTTCTTGAGATTGAGGCGATGCATAAGAATAAAGGAACTTTAGAAACTTTTAAAGAGATAAAAACTGCAGTGCCTTTTCAAAGTATCCACACCGATTTGGTAAAAAGTACGATGGTTATGTTTTTGTCCGAGATGCTTCATTATTCCATTCAGGAAGAAGAAAAAAATGAAGCCTTTTTTGTGTTTTTAGAGACGGCATTGAGTTGGCTGGATCATCATGATGAAATTTCGAATTTTCATTTGATTCTGCTTTTGGAAGCTACAAAATATTTTGGTTTTTATCCGGATGTGTCTGAAGTTGAATTTTCTTATTTTGAAATGATTGACGGTGTTTTTACTTTGTTTCATGGAACGAATACTTTGACGGAACATGAAACCAATCTTTTTAAGAAATTAATTGATCTTAAATTCGAAAACGATCAGAAGGTTTTTCATGTAACTGAAAGACAAATTTTACTGAAAATTCTCATTGATTACTACAGTTTTCATTTAGAAGGATTCAAAAAGCCAAAATCTTTAGAGGTTTTAAAGGAGATTTTTTCTTAA